The following proteins are encoded in a genomic region of Candidatus Krumholzibacteriia bacterium:
- a CDS encoding YqgE/AlgH family protein, with protein MHVREGCFLIASPTLRDPNFARTVVLLCEHGGKGSMGLVVNRPTEHSVAEALSGMPERATQRLFWGGPVQQHLVLVLHRHGIDTPEGKEIVDGMALGNDSDALVQILETAPEPMARVRVFSGYAGWGAGQLDAEMEEHSWIVRPGAARLVFETEPEVMWTEALRELGPRFAHLTTIPLDPRVN; from the coding sequence ATGCATGTACGCGAAGGCTGCTTCCTCATCGCCAGCCCCACGCTCCGCGACCCGAACTTCGCGCGCACCGTCGTTCTCCTGTGTGAGCACGGCGGCAAGGGATCCATGGGACTCGTGGTCAACCGACCGACGGAACACAGCGTGGCCGAGGCCCTCTCCGGCATGCCGGAACGGGCGACGCAGCGCCTCTTCTGGGGCGGCCCGGTGCAACAGCACCTCGTCCTCGTCCTGCACCGTCACGGCATCGACACGCCGGAAGGCAAGGAGATCGTCGACGGCATGGCGCTCGGCAACGACAGCGATGCGCTGGTGCAGATCCTCGAGACCGCTCCGGAACCGATGGCGCGGGTGCGCGTCTTCTCCGGCTACGCCGGCTGGGGCGCCGGCCAGCTGGACGCAGAGATGGAAGAGCACAGCTGGATCGTGCGTCCCGGCGCTGCGCGTCTGGTGTTCGAGACCGAGCCGGAGGTCATGTGGACCGAAGCCCTGCGCGAGCTCGGACCACGCTTCGCCCATCTGACCACCATCCCTCTCGATCCACGGGTGAACTGA
- a CDS encoding sigma 54-interacting transcriptional regulator, which yields MANVIRDVGSGVTSQLRRRWIEDYGRGLYTVVAESWLAARPQLSLPELAADQRALEAVGWSLALTKNWDGYAFFRADFQTFESDPALAAQLAVLEHWRLAIHEGRYDASLAGVRRLQSALMENASPRLLAHALKVEGVALFRIGRYLEAEALTRRAAELFRLSGDALNLSHCNTNLGLILNARGEIRAGRDELQLAVLSLVEAGAAEERLALARENLAVTEVHLGHEAEARALYEATLAVFERCGLRSEQVSALNGLGHCARLRGHFVEARRYFAAALERTSADMSRQIGLCHEFLGQIDFDCGRLEAAESHARQAFAQAADIAPDGDLMVEASWRLAEVLAVQGRGAEAREHWARAEALCQRHHDRRERGCVERVRARILLAEGEDEQARAAFRAAAEVLESCGRLFEAALTQLALAESEAERPSAALVPLLDSLRDFVRESLPACGWILERVEALRPAATTPPASPSGRHGFVTADPELLALLEDLPAFAASPHPVLLEGESGTGKELVARALHVLSGCHGVFVAVNCAAIPRDLFESELFGHARGAFSGASGEKPGLLEQAAGGTLLLDEIGEMPQELQAKLLRFLDDGVLRRIGEIRERHVRVKIVAATNRPLRRGVTNGDFRADLFHRLAVHPLEIKPLRQRRSDVALLALHFLRHEGLEDRLQLTPALLAELESQPWPGNARELRNELIRRAMQRRVAAALPEPVAVGSSTSLRQSRRGHERALIEAALRAHPSNLTAAARSLEMHVTTLRRKMRALGISRLA from the coding sequence ATGGCAAACGTCATCCGTGACGTAGGGAGCGGGGTCACTTCCCAGCTTCGACGCCGTTGGATCGAGGACTACGGTCGCGGTCTGTATACCGTCGTGGCCGAGTCTTGGCTCGCGGCGCGGCCCCAGCTGTCGCTTCCGGAGCTGGCCGCGGACCAGCGCGCCCTCGAGGCCGTCGGCTGGAGCCTGGCGCTCACCAAGAACTGGGATGGCTACGCTTTCTTCCGCGCCGATTTCCAGACTTTCGAATCGGACCCGGCGCTGGCGGCGCAACTCGCCGTGCTCGAGCACTGGCGCCTCGCCATCCACGAAGGCCGTTACGACGCCTCTCTCGCTGGCGTGCGGCGGTTGCAGTCGGCGTTGATGGAGAATGCTTCGCCGCGCCTTCTCGCCCACGCGCTCAAGGTCGAGGGGGTGGCACTCTTCCGCATCGGTCGCTATCTCGAAGCGGAAGCGCTGACGCGGCGTGCTGCCGAGCTCTTCCGTCTCTCCGGCGACGCCCTCAATCTCTCCCATTGCAACACCAACCTCGGCCTGATCCTCAACGCTCGCGGCGAGATCCGCGCCGGCCGCGACGAGCTGCAGCTCGCCGTTCTCTCCTTGGTCGAAGCCGGCGCCGCCGAAGAGCGCCTGGCGCTGGCGCGCGAGAACCTCGCGGTCACCGAGGTACATCTCGGACACGAGGCGGAAGCGCGCGCTCTCTACGAGGCGACGCTCGCCGTCTTCGAGCGCTGCGGTCTGCGCAGCGAGCAAGTGAGCGCGCTGAACGGTCTCGGTCACTGCGCCCGCTTGCGCGGCCACTTCGTCGAGGCCCGCCGCTACTTCGCCGCGGCGCTCGAGCGCACCAGTGCGGACATGTCGCGGCAGATCGGCTTGTGCCACGAGTTCCTCGGCCAGATCGACTTCGACTGCGGCCGCCTCGAAGCGGCCGAAAGCCATGCCCGCCAGGCCTTCGCCCAAGCCGCCGACATCGCCCCCGATGGGGATCTCATGGTGGAAGCGAGCTGGCGCCTGGCGGAGGTGCTCGCCGTCCAGGGCCGCGGGGCCGAGGCGCGGGAGCACTGGGCGCGAGCGGAAGCGCTCTGCCAGAGGCACCACGATCGGCGCGAGCGGGGCTGCGTGGAGCGCGTCCGTGCCCGCATCCTGCTGGCGGAGGGCGAGGACGAGCAGGCCCGCGCCGCTTTCCGTGCCGCTGCGGAAGTCCTGGAGAGTTGCGGCCGCTTGTTCGAGGCCGCTCTCACCCAGCTGGCGCTGGCGGAATCCGAAGCCGAGAGACCGAGCGCTGCCCTGGTGCCGCTCCTCGATTCCCTGCGCGATTTCGTGCGCGAGTCCTTGCCGGCCTGCGGCTGGATCCTCGAACGCGTCGAAGCCCTGCGGCCCGCAGCCACGACGCCGCCGGCGAGCCCAAGCGGCCGCCACGGTTTCGTCACTGCCGATCCAGAGCTGCTGGCGTTGCTCGAAGATCTCCCGGCCTTCGCCGCCTCGCCGCACCCGGTACTCCTGGAAGGCGAATCTGGCACCGGGAAGGAGCTGGTCGCCCGGGCGCTGCATGTTCTCTCCGGTTGCCACGGCGTTTTCGTGGCGGTGAACTGCGCCGCCATCCCGCGCGATCTGTTCGAGAGCGAGCTCTTCGGTCATGCCCGCGGCGCTTTCTCCGGCGCCAGCGGCGAGAAGCCGGGCCTGCTCGAACAGGCTGCCGGCGGCACGCTCCTCCTGGACGAGATCGGCGAGATGCCGCAGGAACTGCAAGCGAAGCTGCTGCGCTTCCTGGACGACGGCGTGCTGCGCCGGATCGGAGAGATCCGCGAACGCCACGTGCGGGTGAAGATCGTCGCCGCCACCAACCGGCCGCTGCGGCGCGGGGTGACGAACGGCGATTTCCGCGCCGACCTTTTCCATCGTCTGGCTGTGCACCCGCTGGAGATCAAGCCGCTGCGCCAGCGCCGCAGCGACGTGGCGCTCCTGGCACTGCACTTCCTGCGCCACGAAGGGCTGGAGGATCGCCTGCAACTCACGCCGGCGCTCCTCGCCGAGCTGGAATCGCAGCCGTGGCCCGGGAACGCGCGCGAGCTGCGCAACGAGCTCATCCGGCGCGCCATGCAGCGCCGGGTGGCGGCCGCGCTGCCAGAACCGGTGGCGGTTGGGTCCTCCACGTCGCTGCGCCAATCGCGCCGCGGCCATGAACGCGCCCTCATCGAAGCGGCCTTGCGCGCCCATCCGAGCAATCTCACCGCCGCGGCGCGCAGCCTCGAGATGCACGTCACCACCTTGCGCCGTAAAATGCGCGCCCTCGGCATCTCCCGTCTCGCCTAA
- a CDS encoding urate hydroxylase PuuD: MQVTAVLESLFRWMHVVAGVLWIGLLYFFNFVNSAFAPTMDGDTKKKVVPELMPRALYWFRHAAVWTWGTGVLLLMLVFYQGGVVFDDPAHGWSAGSFVMLVLILLAPLVYDRLMKSLGKTNMKAAIAVGFLLVAAMVYLFGHWAGFGYRGYVIHTGALFGTIMAFNVWFRIWPSQRQIIQAVKSGQAPDPAVVALAATRSRQNTYMSVPLMWTMVNTHTTWANTGSTGWLLLLAAVLLGWWVTSMLLRHAPKIKGF; encoded by the coding sequence ATGCAGGTCACCGCTGTCCTCGAGTCGCTCTTCCGCTGGATGCACGTCGTCGCGGGCGTCCTGTGGATCGGCTTGCTCTATTTCTTCAATTTCGTGAACAGCGCCTTCGCGCCGACCATGGATGGCGACACGAAGAAGAAGGTCGTGCCCGAGCTCATGCCGCGCGCTCTCTATTGGTTCCGCCACGCGGCAGTGTGGACCTGGGGCACCGGCGTGCTCCTGCTCATGCTCGTCTTCTATCAAGGCGGTGTCGTCTTCGACGATCCCGCCCATGGTTGGAGCGCAGGCTCGTTCGTGATGCTGGTGCTCATCCTGCTCGCGCCGCTGGTTTACGATCGTTTGATGAAATCCTTGGGGAAGACCAACATGAAGGCGGCGATCGCCGTGGGTTTCTTGTTGGTCGCTGCCATGGTGTATCTCTTCGGCCATTGGGCGGGCTTCGGCTACCGCGGCTACGTCATCCACACCGGCGCCCTGTTCGGCACCATCATGGCCTTCAACGTCTGGTTCCGCATCTGGCCCTCCCAGCGGCAGATCATCCAGGCCGTGAAGAGCGGCCAGGCCCCCGACCCTGCGGTCGTGGCACTGGCTGCAACCCGCTCGCGCCAGAACACCTATATGTCCGTCCCTCTCATGTGGACGATGGTGAACACGCACACCACCTGGGCGAACACGGGCAGCACCGGTTGGCTCCTGCTGCTCGCTGCCGTTCTCCTCGGCTGGTGGGTGACGTCGATGCTGCTGCGCCACGCGCCGAAGATCAAAGGCTTCTGA